A single genomic interval of Malania oleifera isolate guangnan ecotype guangnan chromosome 13, ASM2987363v1, whole genome shotgun sequence harbors:
- the LOC131145486 gene encoding protein FAR1-RELATED SEQUENCE 5-like isoform X3 encodes MDGNGDDLYSPHEDGMENGLQTSNKLDLNLEQESRSPKVASVDAMQSSFSSKDEAGIDGVLKIGMDFESDEHAYRFYNKYAGLIGFSVRKDWVNRSKVHGQVVSRKFTCSKEGYRRKDKRDVNVKKHRKETRTGCLAHMIITRQPDSKYRITHFEAKHNHEFMKPSNALPSQNNLILAQGVEVDSTNNCGRQSKLTFEMMGRRFGDLENLYCPSIDHESNLQSERTRDIKQGEAGCLLHYFQRQHFENPLFFYATQLDVDDKVTNVFWADDNMVGDYDHFGDVVCVDTSCRSNKDFRPFVQFVGVNHHKEVVIFGAALLYDETVESLKWLFRTFVEAMSGKKPKAILTDQDAAIVEAIASVLPETDHRVCVWQMYQNALKHLSHVVKDITSFAKDFRSCIYDHEDEEDFVHAWEAMLDKFGLQQNEWLRWMFREREKWGVVYGRNTFFVNVEGMHLVESLSNNLRDYLKSDIDMLEFFKQFERAVDEQRCKELEASFDMSRCMPKLMANVVLLKHASDFYTPKAFEVFQKEYERCLNVVVNKCNENSLSFEYKANKFGKSREQVVIFNSSDNTVSCNCMKFESVGVLCSHALKVLDHRNIKVIPSQYILKRWMKDARVESARDSSGCTVQENHKLVATRRYKNLCHSILKISARASQSEQAFQFAMTRLDELICGVEKILNMEPSEEAQAITSSSTGANAYESEHGEIFLDRNAIEAQEDTHQVTEAREKELVVPHKGQPRNCTEKRSKIKGFQDVQPPASNTSVSCSPPTSCSPPAYIPSETPTPNSVTQDLFNFEANQVVQCMFQPPNLVMDQHSHPNMYSSPDIFSNQHNPPSQPQLLQESVPNSTQLRQAMELDVQLPHSSSFLHYDQRYRASDTRYFGSK; translated from the exons ATGGATGGGAATGGTGATGATCTATACAGCCCTCATGAAGACGGTATGGAAAATGGCCTTCAAACATCAAATAAGTTGGACTTGAACCTGGAGCAAGAATCTCGTAGCCCAAAAGTTGCTAGTGTTGATGCAATGCAGTCAAGTTTTTCATCAAAAGATGAAGCTGGTATAGATGGAGTCCTAAAAATTGGTATGGATTTTGAATCGGATGAACATGCATACCGTTTTTACAACAAATATGCTGGATTGATAGGCTTTAGTGTTCGAAAAGACTGGGTAAATAGAAGTAAGGTACATGGTCAGGTGGTATCAAGAAAGTTCACATGTTCCAAAGAAGGTTACCGGCGTAAAGACAAACGAGATGTTAATGTGAAGAAACATCGAAAGGAAACAAGAACCGGTTGCTTGGCACATATGATCATCACTCGTCAACCTGACAGCAAATATCGAATAACTCATTTTGAAGCAAAACATAATCATGAGTTTATGAAGCCCAGTAATGCTTTGCCATCACAAAATAATTTAATTCTTGCTCAAGGTGTTGAAGTTGACTCCACAAATAATTGTGGAAGGCAATCAAAGTTGACTTTTGAAATGATGGGTAGACGATTTGGAGATTTGGAGAATCTTTATTGTCCTTCCATAGATCATGAAAGTAATCTGCAATCTGAGCGGACAAGAGACATAAAGCAAGGAGAAGCAGGATGCTTGCTGCATTATTTTCAAAGGCAGCACTTTGAAAATCCATTGTTCTTTTATGCTACTCAACTTGACGTAGATGATAAGGTAACCAACGTATTTTGGGCTGATGATAATATGGTAGGGGACTATGATCATTTTGGTGATGTTGTTTGTGTGGACACAAGTTGCAGATCTAACAAAGATTTTCGGCCATTTGTACAGTTTGTAGGAGTGAATCACCATAAAGAAGTAGTGATATTTGGTGCTGCTCTTTTGTATGATGAAACAGTTGAATCTCTTAAGTGGCTATTTCGAACTTTCGTTGAGGCAATGTCTGGAAAGAAGCCAAAGGCTATTCTAACTGATCAAGATGCAGCAATAGTTGAGGCAATTGCTTCAGTGTTACCAGAAACAGACCACCGTGTTTGTGTATGGCAAATGTATCAGAATGCTCTTAAACACCTGAGTCATGTGGTGAAGGATATTACTTCTTTTGCTAAAGATTTTAGGAGTTGCATTTATGATCATGAGGATGAGGAGGATTTTGTCCATGCCTGGGAAGCGATGTTGGACAAATTTGGCCTTCAGCAAAATGAGTGGTTAAGATGgatgtttagagagagagagaagtggggTGTGGTATATGGCAGAAATACATTTTTTGTTAATGTAGAAGGTATGCATCTTGTTGAGAGTTTATCTAATAACTTGAGAGATTATCTAAAATCTGACATAGATATGCTAGAATTTTTCAAGCAGTTCGAAAGAGCGGTTGATGAGCAACGCTGCAAAGAATTAGAAGCTAGCTTTGACATGAGCAGATGTATGCCTAAATTAATGGCAAATGTGGTTTTGTTAAAACATGCAAGTGATTTTTACACGCCAAAGGCATTTGAAGTATTTCAGAAAGAATATGAGAGGTGTTTGAATGTTGTTGTTAACAAGTGCAATGAGAATAGTTTGTCATTCGAGTATAAAGCTAACAAATTTGGGAAATCTCGAGAACAAGTTGTTATATTTAATTCTTCAGATAATACGGTTTCTTGTAATTGTATGAAGTTTGAGTCTGTTGGGGTTCTTTGTAGCCATGCTCTAAAAGTGCTTGATCATAGGAATATAAAGGTGATCCCATCCCAATACATATTAAAGAGATGGATGAAAGATGCAAGGGTTGAAAGTGCAAGAGATTCTAGTGGGTGCACCGTCCAAGAAAACCATAAGTTGGTTGCTACAAGACGTTACAAAAATTTGTGCCACAGCATACTTAAAATATCAGCCAGGGCTTCTCAATCAGAGCAGGCATTTCAATTTGCTATGACGAGACTTGATGAACTGATTTGTGGGGTGGAAAAAATCTTGAATATGGAACCGTCTGAAGAAGCCCAAGCCATCACTTCAAGTAGCACAGGTGCAAATGCTTATGAAAGTGAACATGGAGAGATTTTTCTGGATAGAAAtgcaattgaagctcaagaggaCACCCACCAGGTGACAGAAGCAAGAGAAAAGGAGCTTGTTGTCCCTCATAAAGGTCAACCAAGAAACTGTACTGAAAAAAGATCCAAGATAAAAGGATTTCAGGATGTACAACCACCTGCTTCAAATACCTCTGTTTCATGTTCCCCACCCACTTCATGTTCCCCACCAGCATACATTCCATCTGAGACGCCAACACCAAATTCTGTTACACAG GATCTATTCAATTTTGAAGCAAATCAGGTTGTTCAGTGCATGTTCCAACCACCTAATCTAGTCATGGACCAACATTCCCATCCTAACATGTATTCATCTCCAGATATCTTCTCTAACCAGCATAATCCTCCCAGCCAACCTCAGTTACTGCAg GAATCTGTTCCAAACAGCACTCAATTGAGGCAG GCAATGGAACTTGATGTCCAACTTCCACATTCATCTTCATTCTTGCATTATGATCAGAGATACAGAGCTTCAGATACTCGATACTTTGGGTCTAAGTAG
- the LOC131145486 gene encoding protein FAR1-RELATED SEQUENCE 5-like isoform X1, producing the protein MDGNGDDLYSPHEDGMENGLQTSNKLDLNLEQESRSPKVASVDAMQSSFSSKDEAGIDGVLKIGMDFESDEHAYRFYNKYAGLIGFSVRKDWVNRSKVHGQVVSRKFTCSKEGYRRKDKRDVNVKKHRKETRTGCLAHMIITRQPDSKYRITHFEAKHNHEFMKPSNALPSQNNLILAQGVEVDSTNNCGRQSKLTFEMMGRRFGDLENLYCPSIDHESNLQSERTRDIKQGEAGCLLHYFQRQHFENPLFFYATQLDVDDKVTNVFWADDNMVGDYDHFGDVVCVDTSCRSNKDFRPFVQFVGVNHHKEVVIFGAALLYDETVESLKWLFRTFVEAMSGKKPKAILTDQDAAIVEAIASVLPETDHRVCVWQMYQNALKHLSHVVKDITSFAKDFRSCIYDHEDEEDFVHAWEAMLDKFGLQQNEWLRWMFREREKWGVVYGRNTFFVNVEGMHLVESLSNNLRDYLKSDIDMLEFFKQFERAVDEQRCKELEASFDMSRCMPKLMANVVLLKHASDFYTPKAFEVFQKEYERCLNVVVNKCNENSLSFEYKANKFGKSREQVVIFNSSDNTVSCNCMKFESVGVLCSHALKVLDHRNIKVIPSQYILKRWMKDARVESARDSSGCTVQENHKLVATRRYKNLCHSILKISARASQSEQAFQFAMTRLDELICGVEKILNMEPSEEAQAITSSSTGANAYESEHGEIFLDRNAIEAQEDTHQVTEAREKELVVPHKGQPRNCTEKRSKIKGFQDVQPPASNTSVSCSPPTSCSPPAYIPSETPTPNSVTQDLFNFEANQVVQCMFQPPNLVMDQHSHPNMYSSPDIFSNQHNPPSQPQLLQESLIRTTFQESVPNSTQLRQAMELDVQLPHSSSFLHYDQRYRASDTRYFGSK; encoded by the exons ATGGATGGGAATGGTGATGATCTATACAGCCCTCATGAAGACGGTATGGAAAATGGCCTTCAAACATCAAATAAGTTGGACTTGAACCTGGAGCAAGAATCTCGTAGCCCAAAAGTTGCTAGTGTTGATGCAATGCAGTCAAGTTTTTCATCAAAAGATGAAGCTGGTATAGATGGAGTCCTAAAAATTGGTATGGATTTTGAATCGGATGAACATGCATACCGTTTTTACAACAAATATGCTGGATTGATAGGCTTTAGTGTTCGAAAAGACTGGGTAAATAGAAGTAAGGTACATGGTCAGGTGGTATCAAGAAAGTTCACATGTTCCAAAGAAGGTTACCGGCGTAAAGACAAACGAGATGTTAATGTGAAGAAACATCGAAAGGAAACAAGAACCGGTTGCTTGGCACATATGATCATCACTCGTCAACCTGACAGCAAATATCGAATAACTCATTTTGAAGCAAAACATAATCATGAGTTTATGAAGCCCAGTAATGCTTTGCCATCACAAAATAATTTAATTCTTGCTCAAGGTGTTGAAGTTGACTCCACAAATAATTGTGGAAGGCAATCAAAGTTGACTTTTGAAATGATGGGTAGACGATTTGGAGATTTGGAGAATCTTTATTGTCCTTCCATAGATCATGAAAGTAATCTGCAATCTGAGCGGACAAGAGACATAAAGCAAGGAGAAGCAGGATGCTTGCTGCATTATTTTCAAAGGCAGCACTTTGAAAATCCATTGTTCTTTTATGCTACTCAACTTGACGTAGATGATAAGGTAACCAACGTATTTTGGGCTGATGATAATATGGTAGGGGACTATGATCATTTTGGTGATGTTGTTTGTGTGGACACAAGTTGCAGATCTAACAAAGATTTTCGGCCATTTGTACAGTTTGTAGGAGTGAATCACCATAAAGAAGTAGTGATATTTGGTGCTGCTCTTTTGTATGATGAAACAGTTGAATCTCTTAAGTGGCTATTTCGAACTTTCGTTGAGGCAATGTCTGGAAAGAAGCCAAAGGCTATTCTAACTGATCAAGATGCAGCAATAGTTGAGGCAATTGCTTCAGTGTTACCAGAAACAGACCACCGTGTTTGTGTATGGCAAATGTATCAGAATGCTCTTAAACACCTGAGTCATGTGGTGAAGGATATTACTTCTTTTGCTAAAGATTTTAGGAGTTGCATTTATGATCATGAGGATGAGGAGGATTTTGTCCATGCCTGGGAAGCGATGTTGGACAAATTTGGCCTTCAGCAAAATGAGTGGTTAAGATGgatgtttagagagagagagaagtggggTGTGGTATATGGCAGAAATACATTTTTTGTTAATGTAGAAGGTATGCATCTTGTTGAGAGTTTATCTAATAACTTGAGAGATTATCTAAAATCTGACATAGATATGCTAGAATTTTTCAAGCAGTTCGAAAGAGCGGTTGATGAGCAACGCTGCAAAGAATTAGAAGCTAGCTTTGACATGAGCAGATGTATGCCTAAATTAATGGCAAATGTGGTTTTGTTAAAACATGCAAGTGATTTTTACACGCCAAAGGCATTTGAAGTATTTCAGAAAGAATATGAGAGGTGTTTGAATGTTGTTGTTAACAAGTGCAATGAGAATAGTTTGTCATTCGAGTATAAAGCTAACAAATTTGGGAAATCTCGAGAACAAGTTGTTATATTTAATTCTTCAGATAATACGGTTTCTTGTAATTGTATGAAGTTTGAGTCTGTTGGGGTTCTTTGTAGCCATGCTCTAAAAGTGCTTGATCATAGGAATATAAAGGTGATCCCATCCCAATACATATTAAAGAGATGGATGAAAGATGCAAGGGTTGAAAGTGCAAGAGATTCTAGTGGGTGCACCGTCCAAGAAAACCATAAGTTGGTTGCTACAAGACGTTACAAAAATTTGTGCCACAGCATACTTAAAATATCAGCCAGGGCTTCTCAATCAGAGCAGGCATTTCAATTTGCTATGACGAGACTTGATGAACTGATTTGTGGGGTGGAAAAAATCTTGAATATGGAACCGTCTGAAGAAGCCCAAGCCATCACTTCAAGTAGCACAGGTGCAAATGCTTATGAAAGTGAACATGGAGAGATTTTTCTGGATAGAAAtgcaattgaagctcaagaggaCACCCACCAGGTGACAGAAGCAAGAGAAAAGGAGCTTGTTGTCCCTCATAAAGGTCAACCAAGAAACTGTACTGAAAAAAGATCCAAGATAAAAGGATTTCAGGATGTACAACCACCTGCTTCAAATACCTCTGTTTCATGTTCCCCACCCACTTCATGTTCCCCACCAGCATACATTCCATCTGAGACGCCAACACCAAATTCTGTTACACAG GATCTATTCAATTTTGAAGCAAATCAGGTTGTTCAGTGCATGTTCCAACCACCTAATCTAGTCATGGACCAACATTCCCATCCTAACATGTATTCATCTCCAGATATCTTCTCTAACCAGCATAATCCTCCCAGCCAACCTCAGTTACTGCAg GAATCTTTAATCCGTACTACATTTCAGGAATCTGTTCCAAACAGCACTCAATTGAGGCAG GCAATGGAACTTGATGTCCAACTTCCACATTCATCTTCATTCTTGCATTATGATCAGAGATACAGAGCTTCAGATACTCGATACTTTGGGTCTAAGTAG
- the LOC131145486 gene encoding protein FAR1-RELATED SEQUENCE 5-like isoform X2, with product MDGNGDDLYSPHEDGMENGLQTSNKLDLNLEQESRSPKVASVDAMQSSFSSKDEAGIDGVLKIGMDFESDEHAYRFYNKYAGLIGFSVRKDWVNRSKVHGQVVSRKFTCSKEGYRRKDKRDVNVKKHRKETRTGCLAHMIITRQPDSKYRITHFEAKHNHEFMKPSNALPSQNNLILAQGVEVDSTNNCGRQSKLTFEMMGRRFGDLENLYCPSIDHESNLQSERTRDIKQGEAGCLLHYFQRQHFENPLFFYATQLDVDDKVTNVFWADDNMVGDYDHFGDVVCVDTSCRSNKDFRPFVQFVGVNHHKEVVIFGAALLYDETVESLKWLFRTFVEAMSGKKPKAILTDQDAAIVEAIASVLPETDHRVCVWQMYQNALKHLSHVVKDITSFAKDFRSCIYDHEDEEDFVHAWEAMLDKFGLQQNEWLRWMFREREKWGVVYGRNTFFVNVEGMHLVESLSNNLRDYLKSDIDMLEFFKQFERAVDEQRCKELEASFDMSRCMPKLMANVVLLKHASDFYTPKAFEVFQKEYERCLNVVVNKCNENSLSFEYKANKFGKSREQVVIFNSSDNTVSCNCMKFESVGVLCSHALKVLDHRNIKVIPSQYILKRWMKDARVESARDSSGCTVQENHKLVATRRYKNLCHSILKISARASQSEQAFQFAMTRLDELICGVEKILNMEPSEEAQAITSSSTGANAYESEHGEIFLDRNAIEAQEDTHQVTEAREKELVVPHKGQPRNCTEKRSKIKGFQDVQPPASNTSVSCSPPTSCSPPAYIPSETPTPNSVTQVVQCMFQPPNLVMDQHSHPNMYSSPDIFSNQHNPPSQPQLLQESLIRTTFQESVPNSTQLRQAMELDVQLPHSSSFLHYDQRYRASDTRYFGSK from the exons ATGGATGGGAATGGTGATGATCTATACAGCCCTCATGAAGACGGTATGGAAAATGGCCTTCAAACATCAAATAAGTTGGACTTGAACCTGGAGCAAGAATCTCGTAGCCCAAAAGTTGCTAGTGTTGATGCAATGCAGTCAAGTTTTTCATCAAAAGATGAAGCTGGTATAGATGGAGTCCTAAAAATTGGTATGGATTTTGAATCGGATGAACATGCATACCGTTTTTACAACAAATATGCTGGATTGATAGGCTTTAGTGTTCGAAAAGACTGGGTAAATAGAAGTAAGGTACATGGTCAGGTGGTATCAAGAAAGTTCACATGTTCCAAAGAAGGTTACCGGCGTAAAGACAAACGAGATGTTAATGTGAAGAAACATCGAAAGGAAACAAGAACCGGTTGCTTGGCACATATGATCATCACTCGTCAACCTGACAGCAAATATCGAATAACTCATTTTGAAGCAAAACATAATCATGAGTTTATGAAGCCCAGTAATGCTTTGCCATCACAAAATAATTTAATTCTTGCTCAAGGTGTTGAAGTTGACTCCACAAATAATTGTGGAAGGCAATCAAAGTTGACTTTTGAAATGATGGGTAGACGATTTGGAGATTTGGAGAATCTTTATTGTCCTTCCATAGATCATGAAAGTAATCTGCAATCTGAGCGGACAAGAGACATAAAGCAAGGAGAAGCAGGATGCTTGCTGCATTATTTTCAAAGGCAGCACTTTGAAAATCCATTGTTCTTTTATGCTACTCAACTTGACGTAGATGATAAGGTAACCAACGTATTTTGGGCTGATGATAATATGGTAGGGGACTATGATCATTTTGGTGATGTTGTTTGTGTGGACACAAGTTGCAGATCTAACAAAGATTTTCGGCCATTTGTACAGTTTGTAGGAGTGAATCACCATAAAGAAGTAGTGATATTTGGTGCTGCTCTTTTGTATGATGAAACAGTTGAATCTCTTAAGTGGCTATTTCGAACTTTCGTTGAGGCAATGTCTGGAAAGAAGCCAAAGGCTATTCTAACTGATCAAGATGCAGCAATAGTTGAGGCAATTGCTTCAGTGTTACCAGAAACAGACCACCGTGTTTGTGTATGGCAAATGTATCAGAATGCTCTTAAACACCTGAGTCATGTGGTGAAGGATATTACTTCTTTTGCTAAAGATTTTAGGAGTTGCATTTATGATCATGAGGATGAGGAGGATTTTGTCCATGCCTGGGAAGCGATGTTGGACAAATTTGGCCTTCAGCAAAATGAGTGGTTAAGATGgatgtttagagagagagagaagtggggTGTGGTATATGGCAGAAATACATTTTTTGTTAATGTAGAAGGTATGCATCTTGTTGAGAGTTTATCTAATAACTTGAGAGATTATCTAAAATCTGACATAGATATGCTAGAATTTTTCAAGCAGTTCGAAAGAGCGGTTGATGAGCAACGCTGCAAAGAATTAGAAGCTAGCTTTGACATGAGCAGATGTATGCCTAAATTAATGGCAAATGTGGTTTTGTTAAAACATGCAAGTGATTTTTACACGCCAAAGGCATTTGAAGTATTTCAGAAAGAATATGAGAGGTGTTTGAATGTTGTTGTTAACAAGTGCAATGAGAATAGTTTGTCATTCGAGTATAAAGCTAACAAATTTGGGAAATCTCGAGAACAAGTTGTTATATTTAATTCTTCAGATAATACGGTTTCTTGTAATTGTATGAAGTTTGAGTCTGTTGGGGTTCTTTGTAGCCATGCTCTAAAAGTGCTTGATCATAGGAATATAAAGGTGATCCCATCCCAATACATATTAAAGAGATGGATGAAAGATGCAAGGGTTGAAAGTGCAAGAGATTCTAGTGGGTGCACCGTCCAAGAAAACCATAAGTTGGTTGCTACAAGACGTTACAAAAATTTGTGCCACAGCATACTTAAAATATCAGCCAGGGCTTCTCAATCAGAGCAGGCATTTCAATTTGCTATGACGAGACTTGATGAACTGATTTGTGGGGTGGAAAAAATCTTGAATATGGAACCGTCTGAAGAAGCCCAAGCCATCACTTCAAGTAGCACAGGTGCAAATGCTTATGAAAGTGAACATGGAGAGATTTTTCTGGATAGAAAtgcaattgaagctcaagaggaCACCCACCAGGTGACAGAAGCAAGAGAAAAGGAGCTTGTTGTCCCTCATAAAGGTCAACCAAGAAACTGTACTGAAAAAAGATCCAAGATAAAAGGATTTCAGGATGTACAACCACCTGCTTCAAATACCTCTGTTTCATGTTCCCCACCCACTTCATGTTCCCCACCAGCATACATTCCATCTGAGACGCCAACACCAAATTCTGTTACACAG GTTGTTCAGTGCATGTTCCAACCACCTAATCTAGTCATGGACCAACATTCCCATCCTAACATGTATTCATCTCCAGATATCTTCTCTAACCAGCATAATCCTCCCAGCCAACCTCAGTTACTGCAg GAATCTTTAATCCGTACTACATTTCAGGAATCTGTTCCAAACAGCACTCAATTGAGGCAG GCAATGGAACTTGATGTCCAACTTCCACATTCATCTTCATTCTTGCATTATGATCAGAGATACAGAGCTTCAGATACTCGATACTTTGGGTCTAAGTAG
- the LOC131145488 gene encoding protein MEN-8-like, translated as MAAVSLSSRAAVLLLLVTVLVARTAVVQAQLQACANELTALNVCAPFVVPGAPNTVPSAECCGALQGVERDCICNTLRIASRLPSACNLQPVSCG; from the coding sequence ATGGCAGCAGTTTCTCTGAGCTCCAGAGCTGCGGTGCTGCTTCTGTTGGTCACGGTGCTCGTGGCCCGGACCGCGGTGGTTCAGGCACAGTTGCAGGCCTGCGCCAACGAGCTGACCGCGCTGAACGTGTGCGCGCCGTTTGTGGTGCCCGGTGCACCCAACACGGTGCCGAGTGCCGAGTGCTGCGGCGCCCTCCAAGGGGTGGAACGTGACTGCATTTGCAACACTCTCAGGATTGCTTCCCGCCTTCCTTCTGCCTGCAACCTGCAGCCTGTCTCCTGTGGTTAG
- the LOC131145489 gene encoding probable methyltransferase PMT15 has protein sequence MGGANSNPVPAYHPTSKPPTAASRKRTNLYSLAFILCLCSFSYLLGVWQHGGSVSSVSSSAASNLFVRVPCGSAPNSTTTVRRESTSSRVQLDFSTHHEAADGVATADTGQTYQACDVKYSEYTPCEDSARSLKFDRDRLIYRERHCPEKGELLKCRVPAPYGYKNPFSWPSSRDLVWYANVPHKELTVEKAVQNWIRYEGDRFRFPGGGTMFPNGADAYIDDIGKLINLKDGSIRTAIDTGCGVASWGAYLLSRNIITMSFAPRDTHEAQVQFALERGVPALIGVLASNRLPYPSRAFDMAHCSRCLIPWGQYDGIYLIEVDRVLRPGGYWILSGPPVNWKHHFKGWQRTKDDLYAEQSQIEKVAKRLCWVKLIEKDDIAIWQKPINHVNCKANRKFAKVPPPFCPAQDPDAAWYTKMEICLTRLPEVSDAGEVAGGALEKWPARLSAIPPRISRGIITGVTAETFREDSELWKRRVSYYKTVNNQLGLPGRYRNLLDMNANLGGFAAALINDPVWVMNVVPAEAKTNTLGVIYERGLIGTYQNWCEAMSTYPRTYDLMHADSVFTLYKDRCEMEDIVLEMDRVLRPEGGVIMRDDVDVLVKVKRIADGMNWDSQIVDHEDGPMEREKLLFAVKTYWTAPAESSSKSS, from the exons ATGGGCGGTGCTAATTCCAACCCCGTCCCCGCCTACCACCCCACCTCCAAGCCCCCCACCGCCGCCTCCAGAAAAAGAACCAATCTTTATTCCTTAGCCTTCATCCTCTGCCTCTGCTCCTTCTCTTACCTCCTCGGCGTCTGGCAGCACGGCGGCAGCGTTTCCTCCGTCTCCTCCTCCGCCGCCTCCAACTTATTCGTCCGCGTCCCATGCGGCTCCGCCCCCAACTCCACCACCACCGTCCGGCGCGAGTCCACTTCCTCGCGCGTGCAGCTTGACTTCTCCACCCACCACGAGGCGGCGGACGGCGTCGCCACCGCCGACACGGGGCAGACGTACCAGGCGTGCGACGTGAAGTACAGCGAGTACACTCCTTGCGAGGACTCGGCGAGGTCGTTGAAGTTTGACCGGGACCGGTTGATATACCGGGAGAGACACTGTCCGGAGAAAGGGGAGTTGTTGAAGTGTCGGGTTCCGGCGCCGTACGGGTACAAGAACCCGTTCTCTTGGCCGTCGAGCAGGGATCTGGTGTGGTACGCGAACGTGCCGCATAAGGAATTGACGGTGGAGAAGGCGGTCCAGAACTGGATCAGGTACGAGGGCGACCGGTTCAGATTCCCTGGTGGCGGGACCATGTTCCCTAACGGTGCAGACGCCTACATCGACGACATCGGCAAGTTGATCAATCTCAAAGATGGGTCAATCAGAACGGCCATTGACACTGGCTGTGGG GTTGCGAGTTGGGGGGCATACCTGCTGTCCAGGAACATCATAACAATGTCATTTGCTCCTAGGGACACCCACGAAGCTCAGGTCCAATTTGCCTTGGAACGTGGGGTACCTGCCCTAATCGGTGTCCTAGCCTCCAATCGCCTACCCTACCCTTCCAGGGCATTTGACATGGCTCACTGCTCTCGCTGCCTCATCCCCTGGGGCCAATACG ATGGGATTTACTTGATCGAGGTGGATCGGGTTCTCCGGCCGGGCGGGTACTGGATCCTGTCGGGTCCTCCCGTCAACTGGAAGCACCACTTCAAGGGGTGGCAGAGAACAAAGGATGATTTGTACGCGGAGCAGAGCCAAATTGAGAAGGTTGCCAAGAGACTCTGCTGGGTGAAGCTGATTGAGAAGGATGATATTGCCATTTGGCAGAAACCCATCAATCATGTGAACTGCAAGGCCAATCGAAAGTTCGCCAAAGTCCCGCCGCCTTTCTGCCCCGCCCAGGATCCCGATGCGGCGTG GTACACAAAAATGGAGATATGCTTGACACGTTTGCCCGAAGTTTCGGACGCCGGGGAAGTGGCGGGCGGAGCCCTGGAAAAATGGCCGGCGAGACTAAGCGCGATACCGCCGAGGATTAGCCGGGGGATCATAACAGGGGTGACGGCGGAGACTTTCCGGGAAGACTCGGAGCTGTGGAAGAGGAGAGTGTCATACTACAAAACAGTGAACAATCAGCTAGGCCTGCCCGGCAGGTACCGCAACCTGCTCGACATGAACGCGAACTTGGGCGGGTTCGCGGCCGCGCTCATCAACGACCCGGTTTGGGTGATGAACGTGGTTCCTGCCGAGGCCAAGACCAACACTCTCGGCGTAATTTACGAGCGGGGATTGATCGGAACATACCAGAACTG GTGTGAAGCAATGTCAACATACCCAAGAACATACGATCTTATGCATGCCGACTCTGTTTTCACACTCTACAAGGACAG GTGTGAAATGGAGGACATAGTGTTGGAGATGGACAGAGTGCTGAGGCCGGAGGGAGGAGTGATAATGAGAGACGATGTGGATGTGCTGGTGAAGGTGAAGAGAATTGCAGATGGGATGAACTGGGACAGCCAAATAGTTGACCACGAGGATGGGCCGATGGAGAGGGAGAAGCTTCTGTTTGCCGTGAAGACTTATTGGACGGCTCCGGCGGAGAGCTCTTCTAAATCGTCCTAG